Genomic window (Vibrio coralliirubri):
ACCTTACTTGATGCAATTGATTGCACATATTCTGCAAAAGCTAGAACTGAGCTTCAGGCAAAACAGGTTATCAATCAATTAAAAACAGTCTCGAATAAACAAATGCGTGCGAGTGTTCGCAACGAACATGAAACGACTTGTTACTTTAGCCGTGGTTCGAGACATGTAGACAGAAAAGTGTATTTGAAAGGTGCTGAATTTAATCGTCAACTCAATGGTTTACGCGCACTTCAAGAAAAAGGGGACAAAGCTCATGACCGTGTTATTGACGTTATGAGTGACCCAAAATTAATCAATTACGCACGAAATTTAATTCGATTCGAAGCGGGTGCAAAAAGAAGATACCTAGACGAATTCAACGTGCCGAAAAACTTATTCGAAGCATGCCGCTATCAGGCTGAATACGAGAAAGATGGAAATAGTTTAATCGCTGACATATGGAAACGGGCATTCTCCCCATTACTGGAGGCTCTAGAGGGGCAAAAGATGAATATATTTAATGACGAAGAAATTTATTTAAAACTTAAAGCTGAATTTTTCACAACAACGCCAAAAGGTAACATTTCTTACTCTAAGGCAGATAGGCTATTTCGATTTTATCGTTCTATCGTTTCTGATGGTTTTGATTCTGTTAAGGGCTTTGTTGCGTAATTAAATTTAGAGATAGAGCCAACCCGTTTCGCTTGTTTCTTAGTCAATACGACAAGTTTCAGGCATACCTAACCCAGTAAGCTTGTTCAACGCTTTTATCATCGCGTAAGTTTCACCCACCTGGGCATTGTAATTTCTTAAGCTCAGTTTCCCTCCTAGCAACTGTTTAACTCGATACATCGCTGTTTCTGAGAGTGAACGTTTGTGGTATCCATACCGCTCTTTCCAATACTTATTTGAGTCGTATAATTTCTGGCAACCCACGGCGAAATTTCGAGGGTGACCACGCTCCCAGAAGGCAGCCCCTTCTCTTGGGGGAATAAGCGCAATAGCTCCCTTAATCTTAATAGCAGCGTGACACGCTCTCGTGTCGTAAGCGCCATCACCAGACACCTCAAGGATACTTCGGCGTGTTTGTTTCAGTAAGTTCGGGAGTACTTCTCCATCTGTAACCGTCGATAAACTTAGCTCGGCGGCAATGATCTCATGAGTGTTGGTATCGACTGCAATATGCAGCTTTCGCCAGACTCTACGCTTGCCATCCGTCCCATGTTTTTTGACTTTCCATTCACCTTCGCCATAAACCTTAAGGCCAGTAGCATCAATGGCTAGGTGCTGTATCGCTCCTCTCGTTTTAGTCTTAAATGAAACCTCAACTTGCTTGGCTCTACGACTGATGCAGGTGTAATGCGGACAACTTAACGGTACATGGGCTAACCTAAATATCGAGTCGATAAATCCTTGCAGCGCTCTCAATGGCATAGAAAAAACTCGTTTGACCATGAGTGCTGTCGTGATAGCTAAATCACTGAACCGACGCGGCCTACCGCGCTTATTCTGTTTGCTTTGCGCCCATCCGCTTATTGCTTCTTCATCAATCCAAAAAGTCAGAGAACCACGGTTAATGAGTGATCGGTTGTATTGCTTCCAGTTGGTTGTTTTATAACGAGGCTTAGGCATAGGACTACGAGATAGAGTGGAGGTAGCTGATCAGATCGTAGGTTCTTGATTTAGTTCCATTGAATTACGCAACAAAGCCTCTGTTAAGTCAACGTTTACTTCTAGAGCTACGTTCTCTAGACATTTAAACGATCTTCTAGTCATTGGTTTCTCTAAGGCTCAACTTCAACAAATGCAGGGTAATAACTTAGATAACGTAGTTCCATTACTTCAAGTTATAGAAATAGATTTTAGTCAGCAACGACCATCTGACTGGGTAGAGCCAATTGGCAACATTACTAAAATGTATGGTCTCGAAAATAACGTAATTAACTTAGTAGCTTAGGAATAAGAAATGAATAATACAAACGGTTTGATAATTGAAATTTTTAAAGAAAATGAATTAGTTGATTCTCGCGTAATCCCTGCAAAGGGCGACCGTGGGGCAATGACTCTCTATAGTCAAATTGCTTATGCACATTTAGGCGGTAAATTCCCTGTTGAAATGTCTTTATCTTTAGAAGAGGGACAACCTGCACATTCTGTTGGTAAATATTACGTTCATTCATCTTCTTTCAAAGTGGGTAATTATGGTCGTTTAGAATTTGACCGTAAGATTACTCTTATTCCAGTTTCTTAAAATTTGAGCCCCAACTATGGATTTAGAATTTATTTATAACTATTTCTTAGGCACTTTGCTTGCTGCCTTATTTGTTGGGGCTCTACTTTATTGGTGGTCTTATTAACATGGAAACTTTATTACCACCTGAGACTATCTATGTAGCTTTAGCTTATGTCATTTTATTTGCTCAGGGTTTTAGCTCGAATGTATAGCATTGAAATTATTTTACACATAGTCAGCGGGGGGTTTCTTTGTTGGCTAACAGGTCTAGGGGCGGGTATTTCCGTTCGTTATTTAAGAAATATTGTTATTTCTGCAAGTTCAAACTAAACACGGAGAAAGTATATGTTTGATAAAGTAAAAGCTGCGATTTCTAATAATCGTAAAATGGTAACTGTTGCTGTAACTGGTGCGGTTGCTACTGTTTCAACTTCTGCTAACGCTGCATTGGATCAAGCTGTTGTTGATTCCATTGTATCGGGTGTTACCTCGGATGCGGGTATCGCTATCGCGGCAGGTTTTGCAATTCTTGCGGTCGTTCTTGGTGGTCGTGTTGGTTTCGGTTTGGTCAAAAACTTCATCTCTGCGGGTGCAAGTTAATCCCCAATCGCAACTCATTAGGCGGGCTTCGGTTCGCCTTTTTTTTGATCAAAATTCAAGGATGACATTTTATGAAGCTTTTTTTTAAACGCCTCTCTGTTTATTGGCTTTGCTTCTTTGTTTGTTATTTGCCGTATCGTCAAGTTCAAGCTGCATTGCCGTTAGCTGCTGTCGTTCTTGATGTTGTGGCGGGTTCTGCTTTGGCCGTTGCTGCCGACACCATAATCACTAAGGCTATTTGTGGTAAAAAACCTTGGGGTGCTAATGATCCCGTTTTTGCTTGTAATGCCAAGACTCCAAAATCTAGTTGGACTTCAAAGGCTAAAAAGTCGATGCCTTGGTTAGCTCTTTTTGCTGCGATTGGTTATGGCCTTAACAGTTCTGGCAATATTTCAAAAATTGAAATGAACAATTGTTCTGTTTATCGTTCGTCTACTAATGTTGGTTCTTATCCCTCTTTTGATGAATGTTATTCTAAGGCTCAAGCTCTTGTTGCACAGAAAGTATCTGAACTTGATTCAGTTAATACAAACTATTATCACAAACCTATTGCAACGCCTACAGAGGGGGATAACGGTCGAGATTACAAACATCTTTACTATAAAGTTCAGGCATATAATAAAGAAACTAATTTACCTCAAGGTGTTAAAGATGCGGCTCGAATTACTTACCATGATAGTAATAAAGTTGAGCCAGTAACTGATGATTTATTTTTCGAAGATTTTTGGAAAACTTCGCCTGACGTACCCGCTGAAACTTGGCTTCCAGAGTCAACGCCTGAAACACCTAGTCCAGTTCATCCAGACCCTAATTGGTTTCCTAATTCTGACCCTGTAACAACGCCTTATACGCCTTCGCCTAGTTACCCTCAAACGCTGCCTGATTCACATCCTGATAAACGTCCGACTTCTGACCCTAAACCTGATTATGGTGATTTTCCTTTCGATTTGCCGGGCTCTTGGCCTAGTGATTGGCCGGAGCCGGGTAGTGTTCCTGTTTCACCGGGTGATTTCCCTCTTGAATGGCCTTTGCCGGGTTCAACTCCATTATCTGACCCATCGACTGACCCTGACAAACCAACTGACCCTGATATTCCTGTCGACCCGTCCCCGTTGCCTAATCCGCTTCCGGTTATCGGTCCATTAACTCGAACTGAGTTTGAACAGGTTCAAGCTAAAAACTTTAGTGAGGCTACGACTAACTTGCCTGACCCGAATTTTCAAAAGCATGAGGACGAAATTACCAAGGCAATGAATGATTTTATTGCTGATAGCGTTGATGTTGATGTCCCTGAGTTTGGGTTCAATCCGTTCGGTTATTTCTCTTATGGTGGCGGTAGCTGCATTGCATTCAGCTTTAACCTTTCGATTGGTGGTAAGACTAAAAACGTTACCTTTGATTCTCATTGTCCACCGTTTGAGGACTATGTTAGGCCAACGCTCGAATGGTCACTTTACCTATCAACCGGACTTTATCTCTACATGATGTTTACTCGAACAGTTAGGAGCTTGTAATGGGTGCTTTATTTGCAAAAATTGGTTCTTGGCTCACTGGCCTGATTGGTTTTCAGGTCTTCAATGCCACAAATCGCTATGTCTTTTTAGGCATCTTGATTGCAATGTTTTTAGCTTTATACGTTGCTTTCATGGCTTCGGTTGCTGCGGTTTTTTCGTTCTCACCAATTCAACCAGGGGGGAATGTTGCTGCGGGTCTTGCGTTGCTACCAGGTAACATCGGTCAATGTATGTCAGCCGTTGCTGCGGGTCATGTTGTGGCTCATGTTTTCATGATGAAAATGAAGATTGTTAAACTATCTTCTAAGGCGGCTTAATGTCTTGTTACTTTGTTTATGGAACTCTTGGTGCGGGTAAGGGCATATTCCTAGCGCGTAAGATGAAAGAATATTTAGCTCGTGGTTCTCGTGTTGCTACGAACGTAGACCTATTCCCTGAGAATCTTAGTCCTAATACTGAGGCTTCTATTTCTCGGGTGCCGTCCATTTTTCGTTTGGAAGATTTGGAGCAACTAGGCCGTGGATGTCCAGAGGAAGAAAAAACCCAACTTGGTGGCTTGTTCCTTGATGAAGGTGCAATGTGGTTAAACTCTCGTGATTGGAATGCTAAAGGTCGAAAGCAATTAATCGATAAACTTATAATGATTCGAAAGTTGGGTTGGGATATTTTTATCGCAGTACAAGACCCTGAATCAACAGACAAGCAAGCTCTTGGTGCATTAGGCGAAAACTTTATTTGTTGCTCCCGTTTGGATCATTTCCGTATTCCCATTATTTCTGATTTGGTTGATTTTTATCAGTTAGTCAAAACTAAGGGTAGGGAACAGAGAAAGAATATATTACCTCATGTTAACCGCGCTCAATGGCGCAGGGGTAAATCTAAGCAGGGCAATCCTTCATATTTTAAGGAGACTTATAAACCAAAGGATTATTTTGGAACTTATGATACTAACCAAATTTTTGAAGTTGATAGTGATTATATTGATGGTCGTGTAATTGATATGCGCGCTCCATTTTCTTATATATCAGGTAAGACACTTAAATCATGGTATTCAAAAGAATCTGTTTCTGAACCTAAAAAGAAAAAATCTAAGTTTCCTTGGGGTAGTCTGTCGCTTTGTTTTTTGTTTGGTGGTCTTTCTGCATTTGCATATTCAATGACTGTTTCTGACACTAAATCAAAACCTCTCAGCTCCGTTCCTGAGCATGTTGCACAAACAACGGCTTCTAATTCTCAACTTGTTGCGCCAGTTATTCCAGATTATCTCGATGGTGTTTATATTTCCGGTTACGTCATGAGCCGTAAAGATGGTGTTATAAATTATGATTATGCAATTCACGACAAGTCACATCGTTCATTTGATGTATTCCATTATGGTTTAACTGTTACGCCAGCTGCTCCATGTGTTGCTTGGTTAACTACTTATGACAATGTAACAATCAAGATTACTTGTAAGATTGCGCCACCAAGCGCAAAACCCGAAACGGACGGAAGTGTATTAGATGACTTTAGTTTATCTTCGGTAGCAAGTTCTACAATTGAAGCTATGTAATGAAATCCAAAATTCGCAACTTAAACCAACATCGTAAGGATTATGTTTACGACCCTAAGCCGTTTAGAAAATCTAATCAGGCCAAGCCACTTAGCAGAACGGTTTGGTTTGTTTTTGGTTTTTCTACAGCTTGGGTTTATCTAACGTATTTATAAGGAGTTTTTAGTGATTGATTATTA
Coding sequences:
- a CDS encoding IS5 family transposase; this encodes MPKPRYKTTNWKQYNRSLINRGSLTFWIDEEAISGWAQSKQNKRGRPRRFSDLAITTALMVKRVFSMPLRALQGFIDSIFRLAHVPLSCPHYTCISRRAKQVEVSFKTKTRGAIQHLAIDATGLKVYGEGEWKVKKHGTDGKRRVWRKLHIAVDTNTHEIIAAELSLSTVTDGEVLPNLLKQTRRSILEVSGDGAYDTRACHAAIKIKGAIALIPPREGAAFWERGHPRNFAVGCQKLYDSNKYWKERYGYHKRSLSETAMYRVKQLLGGKLSLRNYNAQVGETYAMIKALNKLTGLGMPETCRID
- a CDS encoding single-stranded DNA-binding protein, coding for MNNTNGLIIEIFKENELVDSRVIPAKGDRGAMTLYSQIAYAHLGGKFPVEMSLSLEEGQPAHSVGKYYVHSSSFKVGNYGRLEFDRKITLIPVS
- a CDS encoding DUF5455 family protein — encoded protein: MGALFAKIGSWLTGLIGFQVFNATNRYVFLGILIAMFLALYVAFMASVAAVFSFSPIQPGGNVAAGLALLPGNIGQCMSAVAAGHVVAHVFMMKMKIVKLSSKAA
- a CDS encoding zonular occludens toxin domain-containing protein, which produces MKEYLARGSRVATNVDLFPENLSPNTEASISRVPSIFRLEDLEQLGRGCPEEEKTQLGGLFLDEGAMWLNSRDWNAKGRKQLIDKLIMIRKLGWDIFIAVQDPESTDKQALGALGENFICCSRLDHFRIPIISDLVDFYQLVKTKGREQRKNILPHVNRAQWRRGKSKQGNPSYFKETYKPKDYFGTYDTNQIFEVDSDYIDGRVIDMRAPFSYISGKTLKSWYSKESVSEPKKKKSKFPWGSLSLCFLFGGLSAFAYSMTVSDTKSKPLSSVPEHVAQTTASNSQLVAPVIPDYLDGVYISGYVMSRKDGVINYDYAIHDKSHRSFDVFHYGLTVTPAAPCVAWLTTYDNVTIKITCKIAPPSAKPETDGSVLDDFSLSSVASSTIEAM